The DNA segment TTAAATGAAGAGTATGTAAATGCTAAATATTCAGATATGATAACAATAGTTTCTCCAGTAATAGAAACACATAATGGAAAACCATTAGTTCTATTCCTAGCAGTAGGAGTGGTATTAGGTGGAATGTTAGGAATATTCTTAGCTTTCACAAAAGAGTTTGCAAAAAACTACAGAAATAAATATTCTAAATAATAAAAAAGGGGAATAGTGAATAGCTATTCCTTTTTTGTAATTATCAGGAGGGGTTATGGAAAGAGTATTTCTTTATGATATGGATAGGGTTTTACTGATATTTTTACTTTTGGCAAATTTAGAAAAGGACAATATAACCTATGTAACATATGAGGGTAAGGAGAAGATGCTAGAAAGTTTACCTGGAAGGAAGATAGTTTTAGAGAATTCGAGAATGTATGCTAAAAATCCAATATTTAATAGATTTAAGATGGCTGGGTATATAAAAGAGATAAGAGGGAGTTTGGCTGAACTTTTAAAAAGGATAGAGAAGGGTGAGGCTAAGCTATATGGAATGGATAATCTAGAGCTTGGGAGAAGAGTGTTCTACAAGGAAAAAATCAATGTGATAGAGGAGGGAACACTTAACTATATGCCATATAAGGCAAGTCCAAAGGGAGCAAAGGAGAAGATACAGGATATGATATCTTTTATCTATGGACTTGGAGAGAGAAAGGTACTTATGGGATATGGAGATAGATGTGAGAGAGTTTATCTGACATCTGCACTGTGTGAGAGTATTCCAAGTGGATTGGAGAGTAAGGCTGAGATAGTTGATCTTCAAGGGCTTTGGAATAGGAAGAGTAAGAAAGAGAAAGTTTTAATTAAAGGGGTATTCAAATTTAATGATGAGATATTTGAAAAGATAGATGGTGAGACAGTTATGATATTTACACAACCTCTATCTGAAGA comes from the Candidatus Fusobacterium pullicola genome and includes:
- a CDS encoding glycosyltransferase family 52 protein — encoded protein: MERVFLYDMDRVLLIFLLLANLEKDNITYVTYEGKEKMLESLPGRKIVLENSRMYAKNPIFNRFKMAGYIKEIRGSLAELLKRIEKGEAKLYGMDNLELGRRVFYKEKINVIEEGTLNYMPYKASPKGAKEKIQDMISFIYGLGERKVLMGYGDRCERVYLTSALCESIPSGLESKAEIVDLQGLWNRKSKKEKVLIKGVFKFNDEIFEKIDGETVMIFTQPLSEDGIISEERKIELYSKMIAKYPNSSVIIKSHPREKTDYSKYFKDCYVMKERYPIELLIVMGVKLERVATLFSTAVFSFGKDVKVDFYGTEVDDKIFERFGSCDKIM